One genomic region from Terriglobus aquaticus encodes:
- the fucP gene encoding L-fucose:H+ symporter permease, whose product MIASTSTRPQRAGAVLLPQGTAGIFSLVAGLFFLWGIPNNLNDVLIRQFMKSFAITRFEAGLVQSAFYLGYFLLALPAGLLMAKKGYKAGFLTGLLLFSTGCFLFWPAAHSGHYLAFLIALFVVASGLAFLETAANPFVAQLGPTDSSEARLNLAQAFNPIGSIAGVLLGVRFIFSGVELTPAQVSSMRAAGTYTNYLHAETFRVVVPYLVLGGLALLWAVMIALTRFPAFIHQREHVAEVETDWKALFRKKHFVFALFAQFMYVAAQVGTWSFFIQYAQQYGHTDERTAGFFLTGTLAAFGAGRFLSSLLMRRVRADRVMVWYAAMNIVLLAVGITMPGWAGLIAVLLTSFFMSIMFPTIFALGLKDLGGNTNLGGSFLVMTIIGGAVGTPLMGRLGEHSTALSYLIPLLGYVVVAAYALYMRRYTSTRLQVSNFDI is encoded by the coding sequence ATGATTGCCTCGACATCGACACGCCCGCAACGCGCGGGAGCGGTGCTCCTGCCCCAGGGAACTGCGGGCATCTTCTCGCTGGTTGCCGGCCTGTTCTTCTTGTGGGGCATTCCCAACAACCTGAATGATGTGCTGATCCGGCAGTTCATGAAGTCGTTCGCGATTACGCGATTCGAAGCTGGGCTGGTGCAGTCCGCTTTCTACCTTGGATACTTCTTGCTGGCCTTGCCCGCCGGGTTGCTGATGGCCAAGAAGGGCTACAAGGCGGGATTTCTGACAGGTTTGCTGCTGTTCAGCACGGGCTGCTTTCTGTTCTGGCCGGCGGCACACTCGGGGCATTATCTGGCATTTCTGATTGCATTGTTCGTGGTGGCCAGCGGTCTCGCATTTCTGGAGACTGCGGCCAATCCCTTCGTTGCGCAACTGGGGCCGACCGACAGCTCTGAAGCCAGACTTAATCTGGCGCAGGCGTTCAATCCCATCGGTTCAATTGCCGGCGTGCTGCTAGGCGTTCGCTTCATCTTTTCTGGCGTGGAGCTAACGCCTGCCCAGGTGAGCAGCATGAGGGCAGCGGGCACGTACACCAACTACCTGCACGCGGAGACGTTTCGCGTGGTCGTTCCGTACCTGGTGTTGGGTGGCCTGGCCCTGCTGTGGGCGGTGATGATTGCGCTTACTAGATTTCCCGCGTTCATCCATCAGCGCGAACACGTGGCTGAGGTGGAGACCGACTGGAAGGCGCTGTTTCGCAAGAAGCACTTTGTGTTCGCGCTCTTTGCGCAGTTTATGTACGTGGCAGCGCAGGTTGGCACGTGGAGCTTCTTCATTCAATACGCGCAGCAATACGGGCACACGGACGAGCGGACGGCGGGCTTCTTTCTTACCGGTACGCTTGCGGCGTTCGGTGCTGGCCGGTTCTTGTCGTCGTTGCTGATGCGGCGGGTGCGTGCGGATCGCGTGATGGTCTGGTACGCGGCGATGAACATTGTGCTGCTTGCCGTGGGCATCACCATGCCCGGTTGGGCGGGGCTAATCGCGGTGCTGCTGACCAGCTTCTTTATGTCGATCATGTTTCCCACGATCTTTGCGCTGGGATTGAAGGACCTGGGCGGCAACACGAACCTGGGTGGCTCGTTCCTGGTGATGACGATCATTGGTGGAGCGGTCGGCACACCGTTGATGGGTCGTTTGGGAGAACACAGCACCGCTCTGTCGTATCTGATCCCACTGCTTGGGTATGTGGTGGTGGCAGCCTACGCGTTGTACATGCGGCGTTACACCTCGACGCGATTGCAGGTTTCTAACTTCGACATCTAA
- a CDS encoding S9 family peptidase: protein MRLIRTRASLAALAAGLLFATPYRSLAQSAAAGLPPITLDEYLNTTEIVAAELSPDGSAAVFGTNSPDWSHDRFEKRLWLWRRGARPLMPLTSAGDDGQPEWSPDGQYVAFVSDRPLPATQKPAGDGNDKDKTGRIWILPVHGGEAFPLYREPLRLHAFSWAPKGNVVVFSVMEPLSKNADEAYKKEWKDTVEWRNKDRGDTLLALAVDAAEHVNQQTPMAHEDPKVPADQPAYPQGSKVIAHSTLGIGDIAVSPAGDQVAFETGPVADRLEDPANTELFTVAFSGGTPHQVTHNEGLEGQLAWDPAGKTIYVLVRAAGGSIDGPYQDVQGRVYGIDAASGTSHRLGSKFDGSWENLTISRDGRIFAIGLKGTNRLVYQLHGDEAKLVAQTPGAYGRLSIADHGGSMLFTHSAIGEPTQVYLAAQPGSMDKPEAITAFNLVFAQRAKPEWQPFTWKGEDGTPVEGVLIYPPGVKNAKRLRMLTLIHGGPADADGNRFGANWYDWAGLAAAQGWLVFRPNYRGSTGYGDTFQLGIRPHLVSAPGKDILSGVDALVQQGIADPDHLAIGGYSYGGYMTNWIITQTTRFKAAVTGAGAVEHAANWGFDDLTFDDAWYLSGSPWEKPELYESEAALFQMNKVKTPTHMVGGDVDNRVSFFEQIVFERALARLNVPRALLQFPGENHPLGNNPWHGYIKVREELKWLDKYAK, encoded by the coding sequence ATGAGACTCATCCGGACGCGAGCCTCGCTTGCTGCACTTGCGGCAGGCCTTCTTTTTGCGACGCCTTACCGGTCCTTAGCGCAGAGTGCGGCTGCCGGCCTGCCTCCAATCACGCTTGACGAGTACCTGAACACCACGGAGATTGTCGCGGCCGAGTTGTCGCCGGATGGCTCTGCCGCGGTGTTCGGCACGAACAGTCCCGATTGGTCGCACGACCGGTTCGAAAAGAGGCTTTGGTTGTGGCGTCGCGGTGCCAGGCCACTTATGCCTTTGACCAGCGCGGGCGATGATGGGCAGCCAGAGTGGTCGCCGGACGGCCAATACGTTGCATTCGTTTCCGACCGGCCGCTACCAGCGACGCAGAAGCCCGCCGGCGATGGCAATGATAAGGACAAGACCGGCCGCATTTGGATCTTGCCAGTTCATGGTGGCGAAGCCTTTCCGCTGTATCGTGAGCCGCTGCGCCTGCACGCTTTCTCGTGGGCGCCCAAAGGCAACGTTGTCGTCTTCTCCGTGATGGAACCTCTCTCGAAGAATGCTGACGAAGCCTACAAGAAGGAATGGAAAGACACCGTTGAGTGGCGCAATAAGGATCGCGGCGACACCCTGCTGGCCCTGGCTGTAGACGCCGCGGAGCATGTCAATCAGCAGACACCGATGGCGCATGAAGACCCCAAGGTCCCTGCGGATCAGCCAGCTTATCCGCAGGGATCCAAGGTCATCGCACATAGCACCCTCGGCATTGGCGACATCGCCGTCTCGCCGGCCGGAGACCAGGTTGCGTTCGAGACTGGCCCTGTCGCGGATCGGCTGGAAGATCCCGCGAACACGGAACTCTTCACGGTCGCATTCAGCGGTGGCACGCCGCACCAGGTGACGCATAACGAGGGTCTCGAAGGTCAGTTGGCATGGGATCCCGCAGGAAAGACGATCTATGTGCTGGTGCGTGCCGCGGGAGGTTCGATCGACGGGCCGTACCAGGATGTGCAGGGGCGCGTGTACGGGATCGATGCAGCTTCTGGCACTAGTCATAGGCTCGGCTCCAAATTTGACGGCTCATGGGAGAATCTGACGATCAGCCGGGATGGCCGGATCTTTGCGATTGGCCTGAAGGGCACAAACCGCCTCGTCTACCAACTACACGGAGACGAAGCCAAGCTCGTCGCACAGACTCCAGGCGCGTACGGGCGGTTGAGCATCGCGGATCATGGTGGCTCCATGCTGTTCACCCACTCGGCCATCGGTGAGCCGACTCAGGTGTACCTCGCCGCACAGCCTGGCAGTATGGACAAGCCGGAGGCGATCACGGCATTCAATCTCGTTTTTGCGCAACGAGCGAAGCCTGAATGGCAGCCGTTTACATGGAAGGGAGAAGACGGGACGCCTGTAGAAGGCGTGCTTATCTATCCGCCAGGCGTGAAGAACGCGAAGCGACTGCGCATGCTCACTCTGATCCATGGTGGGCCCGCGGATGCCGACGGCAACCGGTTTGGTGCCAACTGGTACGACTGGGCCGGTCTGGCAGCCGCCCAGGGCTGGCTGGTCTTTCGGCCCAACTATCGTGGGAGCACAGGATATGGGGACACGTTCCAACTTGGCATTCGGCCACACCTGGTAAGCGCGCCCGGCAAGGACATCCTGAGTGGCGTGGATGCGCTAGTGCAGCAGGGAATCGCAGACCCCGACCATCTGGCGATCGGCGGATATAGCTATGGCGGCTATATGACGAATTGGATCATTACGCAGACCACACGCTTCAAAGCTGCGGTGACCGGTGCCGGCGCAGTCGAACATGCTGCGAACTGGGGCTTCGACGATCTGACGTTTGATGATGCCTGGTATCTGTCAGGTTCGCCATGGGAAAAGCCGGAGTTGTATGAGAGTGAGGCCGCCCTGTTTCAGATGAACAAGGTGAAGACGCCAACGCACATGGTCGGCGGAGACGTGGACAACCGCGTCAGCTTTTTTGAGCAGATTGTCTTCGAGCGGGCACTTGCGCGGCTGAACGTGCCGCGCGCGCTGTTGCAGTTTCCGGGCGAGAATCACCCGTTAGGCAATAATCCCTGGCATGGGTACATCAAGGTCAGGGAAGAACTGAAGTGGCTCGACAAATACGCCAAGTAA
- a CDS encoding TonB-dependent receptor — translation MRRICAHAPAVVVLAVAATTLAQNATTSLRGVVRDPSGAVVAGATVQLSNPANGQTFSTTSKSSGDYQIQQIPPAKYDITVSFSGFGSQTKRAELLVNQPATVDFELAPQGTDVVVNVSTAAQTLNTTDASIGNSTSNATIQALPSETRNIPDLLSLNAGVFFVPIPAGSDPALQDSRSGAVNGGRSDQSNVTLDGVDDNDQIRGLAFTGVLRATQDSTEEFRVTTSNANADAGRSSGAQVSLVTKSGTNSFHGAVYEYNRPTITVANDFFLKASQLASGLPNRPPKLIRNIFGGDLGGPIKKDKLFFFANYEGQRQAESSIQQRTVPTASYQQGNLKYKDANGNVVTLSPAQVTALDAANGCNVCGTAAYSAGPGPNPNILTLLNQYPAANGTQLGDGLNTGSYTFSSPHPISLNTTIVKLDWVPSDRQRLFARGNLQKDTTGGVEQFPGQGPSFLLVDNSKGMTFGDTWTISPSLVNDVRYGYVRQGYGNSGVGTGDYVSFRFIDPPTAQTRTTVVSAPVHNIIDNLNWTRGNHNFQFGGNWRQVHQNRRSDANSYSYASTNPYYLSGSPPDPSLIGQNGVDSGFTNSYVVALANLLGTIPSVTNLYNYQVSSATTGTLLADGTPISRNFKANEFEYYLQDSWRATPNLTFTFGIRHTILQTPYDVNGQQVAPTIDTHAWFAQREAAAQVGQIYEPDLQFAPNGPYYGKPGYWPKQKLNIAPRFAVVYAPNAKTSIRAGAGQYFDHFGEGLVNTFDQNGSFGLSSTLTNQPGTYSYSSAPRFTSRRSFPFNNGAPAASVQFPYTAPEGLFNITWGLDNRLKTPYTEAFDFSVQRELPGGFTLETAYVGRLGRHLLQSLDLAEPVDFVDPQGGGDYFSAGAQLSKVVDQNAGDNNAQVAAIPYFEHLFPYMAGYDYPGESATQAIYTNEWAPYRSNLGATTALADIDFYCVYGCPANHVPRFWQNQFSSLYALSTIGMSYYNAAQFTLRHPMAHGLQMDLSYTYSRSIDMGSDTERTSEFANNVAFNASSIINSWKPYLNRSVSDFDTTHIITVNYVYQLPFGRGRHFLNGGGGLMNALLGGWQNTGILRSTSGLPFSLFEPGYTTNWQQPGFGVVVDKKGAAIKRHFDSSGNPQFFANVDAINPGTTTGGPVRLPYAGEAGQRNNFRGDGYFSLDSGLNKSWTIEKGTLRFAWEVYNVTNTFRFDPQSITSQLTNNTLGIATAQLGTPRRMQFSLRYDF, via the coding sequence ATGAGACGAATCTGTGCCCATGCTCCCGCAGTTGTTGTGCTCGCTGTGGCGGCAACGACGCTTGCCCAGAACGCAACCACATCGCTGCGCGGAGTTGTGCGCGATCCAAGCGGAGCTGTTGTCGCTGGAGCTACCGTTCAGTTGAGCAACCCGGCGAACGGGCAAACGTTCAGCACTACTTCCAAGTCAAGCGGCGATTATCAGATCCAGCAGATTCCGCCAGCCAAGTACGACATCACGGTGAGCTTCAGCGGCTTCGGCAGTCAGACTAAGCGTGCCGAGTTGCTGGTCAACCAGCCTGCCACCGTGGACTTTGAATTGGCGCCTCAGGGCACGGACGTTGTGGTCAACGTGAGCACTGCCGCGCAGACGTTGAATACAACGGATGCGTCGATCGGCAACTCGACGAGCAATGCGACCATTCAGGCGCTGCCAAGCGAGACGCGCAATATCCCCGATCTGCTTTCGTTGAATGCAGGCGTCTTCTTCGTGCCCATTCCGGCCGGCTCGGACCCAGCGTTGCAGGACAGCCGCAGTGGCGCGGTGAACGGCGGACGTTCCGACCAAAGCAACGTCACGCTGGATGGTGTGGACGACAACGACCAGATTCGAGGTCTCGCGTTTACCGGCGTGCTGCGCGCAACGCAGGACTCTACGGAGGAGTTTCGTGTCACGACGAGCAATGCGAATGCAGACGCGGGTCGCTCCTCGGGTGCGCAGGTCAGCCTGGTGACCAAGTCGGGCACGAACAGCTTTCACGGTGCGGTGTATGAGTACAACAGGCCGACGATCACGGTGGCGAACGACTTCTTCTTGAAGGCTTCGCAGCTTGCGTCCGGTCTGCCGAATCGTCCGCCCAAGCTGATCCGCAACATCTTCGGTGGAGACCTGGGCGGTCCCATCAAGAAGGACAAGCTCTTCTTCTTCGCCAATTACGAAGGTCAGCGCCAGGCGGAGAGCTCGATTCAGCAGCGTACTGTGCCTACGGCGTCATACCAGCAAGGCAATCTGAAGTACAAAGATGCAAATGGAAACGTGGTCACCCTGTCGCCCGCACAGGTGACTGCGCTCGATGCGGCGAACGGTTGCAACGTCTGTGGAACGGCTGCTTACAGCGCAGGTCCAGGGCCGAACCCGAACATCCTCACCCTGCTGAATCAGTATCCGGCGGCGAACGGCACACAGCTTGGTGACGGACTGAACACCGGCTCGTACACGTTCTCCTCCCCGCACCCGATCTCGCTGAACACGACGATCGTCAAGCTGGACTGGGTGCCTTCTGACCGTCAGCGGCTGTTTGCGCGCGGCAATCTGCAGAAGGACACTACCGGAGGCGTAGAGCAGTTTCCGGGACAGGGGCCATCGTTCCTGCTGGTGGACAACAGCAAAGGCATGACGTTTGGCGACACATGGACGATATCGCCCTCGCTGGTAAACGATGTGCGTTATGGGTATGTGCGCCAAGGGTATGGCAACAGTGGTGTCGGCACCGGGGATTATGTCAGCTTCCGGTTTATCGATCCGCCGACTGCACAGACACGCACGACTGTTGTCAGTGCGCCGGTGCACAACATCATCGACAACCTGAACTGGACACGAGGCAATCACAACTTTCAGTTCGGTGGCAACTGGCGACAGGTGCATCAGAACCGCCGGTCCGATGCAAACTCCTATTCGTACGCGTCGACCAATCCTTATTACCTGAGCGGCTCGCCGCCGGATCCGTCGCTGATCGGTCAGAACGGGGTGGATTCAGGCTTCACGAACTCATACGTGGTTGCCCTGGCGAACCTGTTGGGCACGATTCCCAGTGTGACGAATCTGTACAATTATCAGGTGTCCAGCGCCACCACGGGAACCCTGCTGGCGGATGGCACCCCAATCAGCCGGAACTTCAAAGCCAACGAGTTCGAGTACTACTTGCAGGACTCCTGGCGGGCCACCCCGAACCTGACATTCACGTTTGGTATCCGGCACACGATCCTGCAGACGCCATACGACGTGAACGGACAGCAGGTAGCGCCGACCATCGATACCCACGCATGGTTTGCGCAACGCGAGGCCGCGGCGCAAGTGGGCCAGATCTATGAGCCCGATCTGCAGTTCGCGCCCAACGGTCCGTACTACGGAAAGCCCGGATACTGGCCGAAGCAGAAGTTGAACATCGCACCGCGCTTCGCAGTGGTGTACGCGCCGAACGCGAAGACCTCGATTCGGGCCGGTGCCGGTCAGTACTTCGACCACTTCGGCGAAGGGCTGGTGAACACGTTCGATCAGAATGGATCGTTCGGGCTTTCTTCGACTCTGACGAATCAGCCCGGAACCTACAGCTACAGTTCGGCGCCGCGGTTTACGAGCCGTCGCTCGTTCCCGTTCAACAATGGTGCGCCGGCCGCGTCCGTGCAGTTTCCGTATACGGCACCTGAGGGCTTGTTCAACATCACGTGGGGGCTGGATAACCGTCTGAAGACGCCGTACACCGAAGCGTTCGACTTTTCCGTTCAGCGCGAGCTCCCGGGCGGGTTCACCCTGGAGACCGCATACGTTGGTCGGCTTGGCCGCCACCTGCTGCAGAGTCTCGACCTTGCCGAGCCGGTTGACTTCGTTGACCCGCAGGGTGGGGGAGACTACTTCAGCGCGGGCGCCCAACTGTCCAAGGTCGTGGATCAGAATGCGGGCGACAACAATGCGCAGGTGGCTGCGATCCCGTATTTTGAACACCTGTTCCCATACATGGCCGGATACGACTACCCCGGCGAAAGCGCGACGCAGGCGATCTACACAAATGAGTGGGCTCCATATCGCTCCAATCTTGGCGCGACGACCGCTCTAGCAGACATCGACTTCTATTGCGTCTATGGTTGCCCGGCGAACCATGTTCCGCGCTTCTGGCAGAACCAGTTCTCTTCGCTTTACGCTCTGTCGACGATCGGCATGAGCTATTACAACGCGGCCCAGTTCACTTTGCGCCACCCGATGGCTCACGGCCTGCAGATGGACCTGAGTTATACGTACTCCCGCTCGATCGATATGGGATCGGACACGGAGCGCACCTCGGAGTTCGCGAATAATGTTGCGTTCAATGCCAGCAGCATCATCAACAGCTGGAAGCCTTACCTGAACCGTTCCGTATCGGACTTCGACACAACGCACATCATTACCGTCAACTACGTGTACCAACTCCCGTTTGGGCGAGGGCGACACTTCTTGAACGGTGGCGGCGGCTTGATGAATGCTTTGCTTGGAGGTTGGCAGAACACGGGCATCCTGCGCAGCACGAGCGGTTTGCCGTTCTCGTTGTTTGAGCCGGGCTACACCACCAATTGGCAGCAACCCGGGTTTGGTGTGGTAGTGGACAAGAAGGGCGCGGCGATCAAGCGCCACTTCGATAGCAGTGGAAATCCGCAGTTCTTTGCGAATGTCGACGCGATCAATCCAGGCACCACTACGGGAGGCCCGGTTCGTCTGCCTTATGCAGGCGAAGCAGGGCAGCGCAACAACTTCAGAGGCGACGGATACTTTTCACTGGATAGCGGCCTGAACAAGTCCTGGACGATTGAGAAAGGAACCCTGCGGTTCGCGTGGGAGGTCTACAACGTGACGAACACATTCCGTTTCGATCCGCAGTCCATCACGTCGCAGCTCACCAACAATACGCTCGGTATCGCTACGGCGCAGTTGGGAACGCCTCGCCGCATGCAGTTCTCGCTTCGTTACGATTTCTGA
- a CDS encoding Gfo/Idh/MocA family protein encodes MISPVRSEQTSVRGTSRPIVIVGAGSIVNDAHLPAYRATGLEVIAIADMDQRRAERVAAQFGIPRSFGSVEEAVQNAPRDCVFDVAVPAPALVRVLSVLPEGSAVLMQKPMGETLEEARTIVELCRARRFTAAVNFQLRFAPNMAKALALRAVGDLGQLHDFQVDVSCHMPWETWSFLAKAPRLEILYHSIHYLDLARAWMGEPAAVQARTVRSPVTPDLSATKSSIVLDYGDWTRALIATNHSNGFGMGNQRSFVQVEGTLGAVHAQMGVNLDYPRGLPDTLDVSLGQAGWQPVPLGGNWFPEAFAGSMNSLQNFLASTTDVLPTRVDDAFRTMALVEACYESSRTGRAIAPNDLLLPHELERYDAQ; translated from the coding sequence GTGATCTCACCCGTTCGATCTGAGCAAACCTCCGTTCGCGGCACCAGTCGCCCGATCGTCATCGTGGGTGCGGGCAGCATTGTGAATGATGCGCATCTGCCGGCGTATCGCGCCACGGGTTTGGAAGTGATCGCCATCGCGGACATGGACCAACGCCGTGCCGAGCGGGTTGCTGCCCAGTTCGGAATCCCGCGGAGCTTTGGCAGCGTGGAGGAAGCGGTGCAGAACGCGCCGCGCGATTGCGTGTTCGACGTCGCAGTCCCGGCACCTGCATTAGTACGCGTGCTTTCGGTCTTGCCTGAGGGGTCGGCCGTGCTGATGCAGAAGCCCATGGGCGAAACGCTCGAGGAAGCACGAACGATTGTGGAGCTGTGCCGGGCGCGCAGGTTTACAGCGGCCGTGAACTTTCAACTTCGCTTTGCTCCGAACATGGCAAAGGCACTTGCTCTGCGCGCTGTGGGAGACCTTGGTCAACTGCACGACTTTCAGGTGGACGTGAGCTGCCACATGCCGTGGGAGACGTGGAGTTTTCTGGCCAAAGCACCGCGGCTCGAGATTCTGTACCACTCGATTCACTACCTGGATCTGGCGCGCGCCTGGATGGGTGAACCCGCAGCCGTTCAGGCGCGCACGGTGCGGAGTCCTGTGACGCCGGATCTGAGCGCAACCAAGAGTTCGATCGTGTTGGATTACGGTGACTGGACCCGGGCGCTGATCGCAACCAACCACAGCAATGGGTTCGGAATGGGTAACCAGCGGTCGTTTGTGCAGGTGGAGGGCACGCTGGGCGCGGTGCATGCGCAGATGGGTGTCAATCTGGACTATCCACGTGGTCTGCCAGATACGCTGGATGTAAGCCTGGGCCAAGCCGGGTGGCAACCGGTGCCCCTGGGTGGCAACTGGTTCCCGGAGGCATTCGCCGGCTCGATGAACTCGCTGCAGAACTTTCTTGCTTCCACAACGGATGTGCTGCCCACACGTGTCGACGATGCCTTTCGCACGATGGCACTTGTTGAGGCTTGTTATGAATCGAGCAGGACCGGGCGGGCGATTGCACCGAACGATCTGCTGCTGCCCCACGAACTAGAGAGGTACGACGCGCAATGA
- a CDS encoding enolase C-terminal domain-like protein — protein MSTPTLAELQLTRDVTIRDVQVVDVRFPTSLFRIGSDAVNTDPDYSAAYITLVTDTEEQGYGLTFTLGRGTEVCVLAIQFLAGFVRGRKLSAIVSDFGVFVRELVRDTQFRWLGPEKGVVHLAAAALINAVWDLYARVAGKPVWQLLAEMPSEHLVRLMDFSYITDALTPAEAYEILQAGQVGLAERLAELKRTGVPAYTTSPGWIGLRDDEVRTLCTQAAAQGFRHVKMKVGGAHEEDMRRAALIRSTLPPYMRLMMDANQRWDVGEAIERTRALSVFDPWWMEEPTSPDDILGHAAIRRETGVRIATGEHCQNRVIFKQLLQAGATDVVQIDSCRLAGVNENVTVLLLAAKFGVPVCAHAGGVGLCEYVQHLAAFDYLRVACTFENRVTEFVDHLHEHFTDPVEMVNGHYRLPIAPGYSAQMWDASVAEFQFPHGRAWADHESV, from the coding sequence ATGAGCACTCCTACACTGGCTGAATTGCAATTAACGCGCGATGTGACGATCCGGGATGTTCAGGTCGTCGATGTGCGGTTTCCCACGTCGCTGTTCCGCATCGGCTCCGATGCGGTGAATACCGACCCCGACTACTCGGCCGCTTACATCACCCTTGTCACCGATACGGAGGAGCAGGGGTATGGTCTGACCTTCACTCTTGGTCGCGGGACAGAGGTGTGCGTGCTGGCGATTCAGTTCCTTGCCGGATTTGTGCGAGGACGGAAGCTGAGCGCTATCGTTAGTGACTTCGGTGTGTTTGTGCGGGAGTTGGTGCGCGATACCCAGTTTCGCTGGCTCGGACCGGAAAAGGGTGTGGTTCACTTGGCGGCGGCCGCGCTGATCAATGCTGTGTGGGATCTGTATGCACGTGTTGCTGGCAAGCCTGTGTGGCAGCTGCTGGCGGAGATGCCTAGCGAACACCTGGTGCGCCTGATGGACTTTTCGTACATCACTGACGCGCTAACGCCGGCGGAGGCGTACGAGATCCTTCAGGCGGGCCAAGTTGGCCTAGCGGAGCGCCTTGCAGAACTGAAGCGCACGGGTGTGCCAGCGTACACGACGTCGCCCGGCTGGATTGGCCTGAGGGACGATGAGGTGCGCACCTTGTGCACTCAGGCGGCCGCGCAAGGGTTCCGCCACGTGAAGATGAAGGTGGGCGGCGCGCACGAAGAAGACATGCGGCGTGCCGCGCTGATTCGTTCCACCCTGCCCCCGTATATGCGCCTGATGATGGATGCCAACCAGCGATGGGACGTGGGTGAGGCGATCGAACGCACCCGCGCCTTGAGCGTCTTCGATCCATGGTGGATGGAAGAGCCGACGAGTCCGGATGACATCCTGGGGCATGCGGCGATCCGCCGCGAGACCGGAGTGCGTATCGCGACAGGCGAGCATTGTCAAAATCGCGTGATCTTCAAACAACTGCTGCAGGCGGGGGCTACCGATGTGGTCCAAATTGACAGCTGCCGTCTCGCGGGCGTGAACGAAAATGTGACGGTGCTTTTGCTGGCTGCGAAGTTTGGCGTGCCTGTGTGTGCGCATGCGGGTGGCGTCGGCCTGTGCGAGTATGTGCAACACCTGGCGGCTTTCGATTACCTGCGGGTTGCATGCACGTTCGAGAACCGGGTGACGGAATTTGTCGACCACCTCCACGAGCATTTCACCGACCCTGTGGAGATGGTGAACGGTCACTATCGCCTGCCGATCGCGCCGGGATATAGCGCACAGATGTGGGACGCATCGGTCGCGGAGTTCCAGTTTCCGCACGGCCGAGCATGGGCCGATCACGAATCGGTATGA
- a CDS encoding SDR family NAD(P)-dependent oxidoreductase produces the protein MIGNEENSGVLTGKTALVTGAGSGIGAAIATALAGAGAEVVLADIRLQAAEAVAKDLPGARALELDVCDAKAIEAAAAKFDTLDILVNNAGIGLVGDIAATEQEDFARVMHVNVDSVFLVTKAFLPHLMKRRGSIVNIASVAGLVGIRQRFAYCASKGAVVAMSRQLAVEYPQQLRVNCVCPGTIDSPFVAGFLEKYHAGQEEEVREQLRVRQPVGRLGRPDEVASLVLYLCSPAADFMHGSVITLDGGWTAA, from the coding sequence ATGATCGGGAACGAAGAGAACTCTGGTGTGCTTACAGGGAAAACTGCGCTGGTTACGGGCGCAGGCAGCGGCATTGGCGCGGCCATTGCGACGGCACTCGCGGGCGCCGGTGCAGAAGTTGTGCTTGCAGATATTCGACTGCAAGCTGCGGAGGCTGTGGCGAAGGACCTGCCTGGTGCGCGAGCGCTGGAGCTGGATGTGTGTGACGCGAAGGCGATCGAAGCCGCTGCCGCGAAGTTCGATACGCTCGACATCCTGGTGAACAACGCGGGAATCGGATTGGTTGGAGATATTGCGGCGACCGAGCAGGAGGACTTTGCTCGTGTCATGCACGTGAACGTGGATTCCGTGTTCCTGGTGACGAAGGCCTTTCTGCCGCACTTGATGAAACGTCGCGGGTCGATCGTCAACATCGCTTCTGTCGCAGGATTGGTGGGCATTCGTCAGCGCTTTGCTTACTGTGCTTCCAAGGGAGCGGTGGTGGCCATGTCCCGCCAGCTCGCGGTGGAGTATCCTCAGCAGCTTCGGGTGAACTGTGTGTGTCCGGGCACGATCGATTCGCCGTTCGTCGCCGGCTTTCTGGAGAAGTATCACGCAGGTCAAGAAGAAGAAGTGCGCGAGCAACTGCGGGTGCGACAGCCCGTGGGCAGGCTTGGGAGGCCGGATGAAGTTGCTTCTTTGGTGCTGTACCTGTGCTCGCCGGCTGCCGACTTCATGCACGGCAGCGTGATCACCCTGGACGGAGGGTGGACCGCGGCATGA